One region of Halomonas huangheensis genomic DNA includes:
- the trmL gene encoding tRNA (uridine(34)/cytosine(34)/5-carboxymethylaminomethyluridine(34)-2'-O)-methyltransferase TrmL, translated as MLDVVLYQPEIPPNTGNLIRLCANTGFRLHLIEPLGFELDDKRLRRAGLDYHEWARVQVHADWDAFVTSVEPSRIFAVSTRGRCGYHQPQYQPGDALVFGPETRGLPQALLDALPPEQRLRLPMLPDSRSLNLSNACAILVFEAWRQLGFAGAAQVDTESSS; from the coding sequence ATGCTCGACGTGGTGCTGTATCAGCCCGAAATTCCGCCGAACACCGGCAACTTGATCCGACTCTGTGCCAATACCGGCTTTCGCCTGCACTTGATCGAGCCGCTTGGCTTCGAGCTCGATGATAAGCGTCTCCGGCGCGCCGGGCTCGATTACCATGAATGGGCTCGAGTGCAGGTGCATGCCGATTGGGACGCTTTTGTGACAAGTGTAGAACCTTCACGAATCTTTGCCGTATCGACGCGCGGGCGCTGCGGCTACCATCAGCCGCAGTATCAGCCGGGAGATGCGCTGGTGTTTGGTCCCGAGACTCGAGGTTTACCCCAGGCGTTGCTTGATGCCCTGCCGCCCGAGCAGCGGTTGCGCTTGCCGATGTTGCCGGATAGCCGCAGCCTCAATCTCTCCAATGCCTGTGCCATCCTCGTGTTCGAGGCCTGGCGGCAGCTCGGCTTTGCCGGCGCAGCACAGGTGGATACCGAGTCGTCATCATGA